From a region of the Pan paniscus chromosome 19, NHGRI_mPanPan1-v2.0_pri, whole genome shotgun sequence genome:
- the CSF3 gene encoding granulocyte colony-stimulating factor isoform X1 yields MAGPAAQSPMKLMALQLLLWHSALWTVQEATPLGPASSLPQSFLLKCLEQVRKIQGDGAALQEKLCATYKLCHPEELVLLGHSLGIPWAPLSSCPSQALQLAGCLSQLHSGLFLYQGLLQALEGISPELGPTLDTLQLDVADFATTIWQQMEELGMAPALQPTQGAMPAFASAFQRRAGGVLVASHLQSFLEVSYRVLRHLAQP; encoded by the exons ATGGCTGGACCTGCCGCCCAGAGCCCCATGAAGCTGATGG ccctgcagctgcTGCTGTGGCACAGTGCACTCTGGACAGTGCAGGAAGCCACCCCCCTGGGCCCTGCCAGCTCCCTGCCCCAGAGCTTCCTGCTCAAGTGCTTAGAGCAAGTGAGGAAGATCCAGGGCGATGGCGCGGCGCTCCAGGAGAAGCTG TGTGCCACCTACAAGCTGTGCCACCCCGAGGAGCTGGTGCTGCTCGGACACTCTCTGGGCATCCCCTGGGCTCCCCTGAGCAGCTGCCCCAGCCAGGCCCTGCAGCTG GCAGGCTGCTTGAGCCAACTCCATAGCGGCCTCTTCCTCTACCAGGGGCTCCTGCAGGCCCTGGAAGGGATCTCCCCCGAGTTGGGTCCCACCTTGGACACACTGCAGCTGGACGTCGCCGACTTTGCCACCACCATCTGGCAGCAG ATGGAAGAACTGGGAATGGCCCCTGCCCTGCAGCCCACCCAGGGTGCCATGCCGGCCTTCGCCTCTGCTTTCCAGCGCCGGGCAGGAGGGGTCCTGGTTGCCTCCCATCTGCAGAGCTTCCTGGAGGTGTCGTACCGCGTTCtacgccaccttgcccagccctga
- the CSF3 gene encoding granulocyte colony-stimulating factor isoform X2 codes for MAGPAAQSPMKLMALQLLLWHSALWTVQEATPLGPASSLPQSFLLKCLEQVRKIQGDGAALQEKLAGCLSQLHSGLFLYQGLLQALEGISPELGPTLDTLQLDVADFATTIWQQMEELGMAPALQPTQGAMPAFASAFQRRAGGVLVASHLQSFLEVSYRVLRHLAQP; via the exons ATGGCTGGACCTGCCGCCCAGAGCCCCATGAAGCTGATGG ccctgcagctgcTGCTGTGGCACAGTGCACTCTGGACAGTGCAGGAAGCCACCCCCCTGGGCCCTGCCAGCTCCCTGCCCCAGAGCTTCCTGCTCAAGTGCTTAGAGCAAGTGAGGAAGATCCAGGGCGATGGCGCGGCGCTCCAGGAGAAGCTG GCAGGCTGCTTGAGCCAACTCCATAGCGGCCTCTTCCTCTACCAGGGGCTCCTGCAGGCCCTGGAAGGGATCTCCCCCGAGTTGGGTCCCACCTTGGACACACTGCAGCTGGACGTCGCCGACTTTGCCACCACCATCTGGCAGCAG ATGGAAGAACTGGGAATGGCCCCTGCCCTGCAGCCCACCCAGGGTGCCATGCCGGCCTTCGCCTCTGCTTTCCAGCGCCGGGCAGGAGGGGTCCTGGTTGCCTCCCATCTGCAGAGCTTCCTGGAGGTGTCGTACCGCGTTCtacgccaccttgcccagccctga